In the Pseudanabaena sp. PCC 7367 genome, one interval contains:
- a CDS encoding AAA family ATPase, translating to MSVIVFINQKGGCGKSTTSVHFAYWLAKQSGSVAIVDADAQQSSSQWVEGINQDIPYFVIQSPDDLLEKVPQVVTEYQHVVIDGPASIAETTRAILFRADLAVIPCQPTGVDLRSTSDAVRLVKQAQSVRGGPPMATVFLSRAVKGTKLKDEALQLLAQVEGVKLLNSIIHQKQAIADTSGQSATVWDLSSRPAKESALEYADLFTEIMELLP from the coding sequence GTGTCAGTAATAGTATTCATCAATCAAAAAGGCGGCTGCGGCAAATCCACCACCTCAGTACATTTTGCTTACTGGTTGGCCAAGCAATCGGGCTCAGTGGCGATCGTTGATGCCGATGCCCAGCAAAGTAGCTCACAGTGGGTTGAGGGGATCAATCAGGATATCCCCTACTTCGTGATTCAATCACCCGATGATCTACTCGAAAAAGTACCGCAGGTGGTGACTGAGTATCAGCATGTGGTGATCGATGGCCCAGCCAGCATTGCCGAAACCACCAGGGCGATCTTATTCAGGGCTGATCTGGCCGTGATTCCCTGCCAGCCAACTGGGGTTGATTTGCGCTCCACCTCCGATGCGGTGCGATTAGTCAAGCAAGCCCAATCTGTACGCGGCGGGCCACCGATGGCAACAGTTTTTTTGTCGCGGGCGGTCAAAGGAACTAAGCTAAAGGATGAGGCATTGCAACTACTTGCTCAAGTTGAGGGTGTAAAATTGCTCAATTCAATTATTCATCAAAAACAGGCGATCGCTGACACCAGTGGTCAATCAGCCACGGTATGGGACTTATCAAGCCGGCCAGCCAAGGAGTCGGCGCTGGAATACGCAGATTTGTTTACGGAAATCATGGAGTTATTGCCATGA